The Chloroflexota bacterium genome includes the window GACCCAACTCGACAACCTCGCCCGCCTTTCGTACGCTCTCTACCATCGCCGTAGTCTATCTCTGGCAGAATTGGCCCGAGCCTACCCTCCTCCTACAGAGCCTCGGGTCAAACATCCCAAGCATGTGCTTTTTCACCAACGCAAGCGTCTGCGTCGCTTTTTGGACAACCCCCGCCTGGACTTCGTCTCCGTCTTCGGCTATCTGCTTAGACTGGGCAACATCGTCTGCCAGAGCCCTGGGCTGCTCTTGCCCATCCTCCTCGATCCCACCTACTTCGGCAAGTACACTACGGTCGTCGCTGCTATTCCCCGCTCCGGCCGGGCCTTACCCGTGGCGGTACGCGCTTTTCGACGCAACCTGGAGGGAGAGGAGGACCTCAGCCAGAACGAGATAGTGCAGAAACTGGTGCAAGGCATCAGACAGATGCTGGCGGAAGGCATCGAAGCCGTCATCATAGCTGACCGAGAATTCGCTAGTGCCCAGTTCTTCCGGTTCTTACGCTCCATCAAAGCCGGATTTGCCATCCGAGTAGACGCCGAGACCTGGATAGAGCACCAGGACTATCGGGGACCGCTGGGGAAGTTGCCGATTAAGCCCGGGGGCCGGCGGTTGTGGCTTACCCAGGCCCGGCTTGGCAAGCAGGCGCGAGAGGTAGTCAACACTCTGGCAGTGTGGGAAAGGGGTCAGAAGGAGCCCTGGTTCATCGCCACCAGCCTGGGTGAAGCCCAACTAACCCATAGGCTGTACCGCAAGCGGATGAAGATTGAGCACGGCTTTCGAGACTGGAAGCATCATCTGAAGCTGGAGGGGACGCTGAAGGTAGAATCACCGGAGCGAGCCCAAGTGCTGATCCGAACCCTGGCTCTACTCTACTGGTTTCTGTGCCTCGTCG containing:
- a CDS encoding transposase — encoded protein: MTVYPLLGSFLKQLAPSWRKTQLDNLARLSYALYHRRSLSLAELARAYPPPTEPRVKHPKHVLFHQRKRLRRFLDNPRLDFVSVFGYLLRLGNIVCQSPGLLLPILLDPTYFGKYTTVVAAIPRSGRALPVAVRAFRRNLEGEEDLSQNEIVQKLVQGIRQMLAEGIEAVIIADREFASAQFFRFLRSIKAGFAIRVDAETWIEHQDYRGPLGKLPIKPGGRRLWLTQARLGKQAREVVNTLAVWERGQKEPWFIATSLGEAQLTHRLYRKRMKIEHGFRDWKHHLKLEGTLKVESPERAQVLIRTLALLYWFLCLVGIKLNRPEYQARVSHWGKPSVFFLALQLFLMEVEAAMRAGKEVVRWVMDKLWPCYPLPPAYKLRYRRFR